The following is a genomic window from Parus major isolate Abel chromosome 14, Parus_major1.1, whole genome shotgun sequence.
tccatACAGAAAAGCTCCTTGTAGGAATCATTCAACAATTTGTGAAGCTGTTCTGAGGGTCTGAGCACAATTCCTTGTTTCAAGATATTAGATTTGGCTTCCTGTAGAAATGTAGCTGTAGTACCTACTTAGCAGCTCAGTGTGCTTCATTGGTTTTATCATCTGTACAGAGAGCTCCAAAATGATTCTGTTCATAGATCTGAAAGTGTCTGTTGTGCCTGCACttctcagctgcagctgcagggggtAAATCCAGCCCTATGGGCTCTATGGGAATGCCTGTACTTTTACCATACTACAGATAGGCACTTAAGTCATCATGAAATGATTGTGTAGTTTGTGGACTGGTTCCTTCAGTCTGTGTGTGCTCTTCATTTCTTTAGAGCAAGTGGAAACTTTCTGTTCGTCACTTAAAGATTATTTCCGAGACACGTGCAAATCTGTGACCATGGAGCGGGAAGTAAACCTGGATCACCTGTTCATTGATGGGACACTTGTTCAAACTCAAACTGAAACAAAGACTGGAAAGAACAGTGCAAAAGCAATGGAAAAGGAGCTGGTAACCTGCAGCctgcaagagaaggaaaagacaaCCATTGATAGAAGCCAGATATTTCAAATCCCACAACGTAAAGACTTAGAGACTAAAGTGATTGTGGTGCTGGGTAAAGCAGGAATGGGCAAAAGCATTCTGGTTCAGAAGATCTGCCAGGACTGGTCCAGTGGAGAGTTTTCTCAGtttgaatttgtattttggTTTGACTGCAAACAAATAAGCTTGCCTGAGAAACAATACAGCCTGAAAGAACTGCTGCTTGAATTTTTTGTAAAACCTCAAGAGGGAAGCAAAGAGATCTTTGAATATATATTGCAAAATCCTGCTAAAGTCCTTCTGATTTTTGATGGGTTTAAAGGATTGCATGATCATGAGAATTTTCCTCGTTGCTCAGCCAGCCAGCCTGAAAAGGATTTGTGCAGTATAAAGGAGCTGCTTTCAGGACTCATCCAAAAGAAGTTACTCAATGGTTGTACTTTATTATTTACAGCAAGACCAAAAGACAAACTGTACCAGTATGCATCCAAAGTGGATAAGACTATTGAAATAGTAggattttcttctcagcagaGAGAATTGTACATAaccaaatattttgaagaatcACCCTACTGTGATAGTGCACTGAAATTAATCAAAGAGCATGAGTACTTGTTCAGTCATTGTTACAGCCCTGTTATGTgtagatttgtttgttttctctgtgaggCAGTGCTTGAAATGGGGGAGAAAAGTCTTCCTTCAACTCTTACTGAAGTCTTCCTAAAATTTTTTAAGCAGAAGATAATGCTTATGCAAACAGATGTTACAACCACACAAAATCAAGAGAGTCTTGCTACCCTAGCCCGTATAGCCTGGTGTCTTGGAGAAAAGCACCAAAGTGCCATGAAAAGTGATCTTCTTCCTTCTAAGGAAGTTAAAGAGTTTGCTCTGAAGTATGGGTTTGTCCTGCCATTTGCATTTCCCAGACATTCAGATAGTGAAGAAGAGGAATTTGGGAGCACATTCTCTGATTTTGTCATTCAGAATTTCTTGTGTGCACTCCACCTTTTGTTAGCAGAAGAACTCAAGGATAAAAATCTAACAAAGTACCTGTCTTTTCtatccaagaagaaaaaaccttATAACTGGTTAGATTTGATGCCTcgatttttggttggtttgatGTTTCTCCAGGATGACCTCTATTTGTGCTCTCTTTCAAATGTGGATGCAAAACAATCAACCAAGAAACAGAAGACACTCTTGAAATACATTAGAAGGCTGCAGATTAATACTCTCTGTCCAGAGAGGTTGCTGGAgcttttttgttgtgtttatgAAACACAGAACAATTACCTTCTGCAGCATATGGCCTTAAGACTCGAACCAGACTTGTCTTTTCTGGGCATAGTTCTTACACCACCTGATGTCCATGTACTGCTTTCTATTTTGAAAAGGTCAAGAAAAGAGTTTTCCTTGGATTTGCGAAACAGCAGCATTGACATGCAAGGGCTGCAAGCCTTGGTCAGCCTAAGGAATGTGACATCATTCAGGTTGGTCACTCTGTACCCCACAGCATCATCCATAGCACTGTGTACACACAGTGACACTTTCATGCAACAACAGCAGTCACATCTGTTGGTTATGTTTGTTTTGTCACTTCACAGGGCTTCCCTCAGTGACACAGTCAGGCTCTGGAAATCTTTAGAACAGACAAAAGAATATGAACTGCTGAAAGCATCCACAGAAAAATTTGTTCTTGATCCCTTTAAGGCAAAGACAATGAAGGACATCAGTGACCTCTCTGACCTTGTAGAGATGCAGAAGATGATGAATTGGTAGGATGATTTATGATCAAAACTCCTCTTACACAAGCAATTAATGAAAACAGGGCTCCACCACCAGTGCTGGACAATGGGGTTGTCTGTTTGTCCAGAGGAGAAGTAACTAAGACAGGGCAAGCTCCTGGGTCATCTCAGGGGGTTCTCCTGCCCCCTGTGAGGTGGCTGTCATGGCAGGGAGGAGCAATGATGCAGCACTCTGCAGAGCAGTCATCAAAACTGCCAATGACAGAGCCAGCTGGCATTTCTCTTTAATCTCTGAGTATGCCATCTTCCAGTAATTCTGTTACATAACTTGGGCTGATTCTTTCCCCCTGTAGCACCTGGGCATAAATGAAAACCTGTTTTGCACTGATCCCAAATGGCCTGAGTCAGTCCTTTAGCCCAGGAAGTACAAGCTTGTGTTACGTGCTCTAGAAATCCcgtgctccatcc
Proteins encoded in this region:
- the CIITA gene encoding MHC class II transactivator; amino-acid sequence: MARLKVTLLVILVLLEGRFFLIFLFGIPPLIVLVFVISSFLLSLSVSPWQGWQFSSFFGTESRVKQQELKTRRQTMDSVFVPENGYLDLLHSDIDPLHLCTFFDPKLPGDEEGDFSTDLEVDASNYEQLNNVDFPYENGDGFYPCSNTMDAYAKIAELVEYVLKDQQEKQVEDIFAGNLILDDIAAENTEKFPDIRMQTCLKRTFLGSAAEGYCDVSEPKYKKIAEAPAVSAGNGSFFAMPLNSHPVSCTSLINQHMSFSAPAAHGLERNLVIPGLSEPLTSECLPASVKEYQENQNLASPPQQIFNFVLENSTSDVIVYPVLASSMETFMSPSFPVNLCDLETFQEVQDSIIPSEEPFKRPEQVETFCSSLKDYFRDTCKSVTMEREVNLDHLFIDGTLVQTQTETKTGKNSAKAMEKELVTCSLQEKEKTTIDRSQIFQIPQRKDLETKVIVVLGKAGMGKSILVQKICQDWSSGEFSQFEFVFWFDCKQISLPEKQYSLKELLLEFFVKPQEGSKEIFEYILQNPAKVLLIFDGFKGLHDHENFPRCSASQPEKDLCSIKELLSGLIQKKLLNGCTLLFTARPKDKLYQYASKVDKTIEIVGFSSQQRELYITKYFEESPYCDSALKLIKEHEYLFSHCYSPVMCRFVCFLCEAVLEMGEKSLPSTLTEVFLKFFKQKIMLMQTDVTTTQNQESLATLARIAWCLGEKHQSAMKSDLLPSKEVKEFALKYGFVLPFAFPRHSDSEEEEFGSTFSDFVIQNFLCALHLLLAEELKDKNLTKYLSFLSKKKKPYNWLDLMPRFLVGLMFLQDDLYLCSLSNVDAKQSTKKQKTLLKYIRRLQINTLCPERLLELFCCVYETQNNYLLQHMALRLEPDLSFLGIVLTPPDVHVLLSILKRSRKEFSLDLRNSSIDMQGLQALVSLRNVTSFRASLSDTVRLWKSLEQTKEYELLKASTEKFVLDPFKAKTMKDISDLSDLVEMQKMMNCVQEASGCTSYEIPAIRNLRKLEFALGPACGLQGLLKLVKILSAFPSLQHLDLDALSENGIGDEGAKSLSEVFPTLTSLETLNLSQNKITDLGAENLATALPSLSSLKTLSLYNNNICDFGAENLAKALPAMTSLRVLDVQYNKITGVGAQQLTDSLRKCPHIKNLVMWNPTIPYGVLEHLHQLDSRISV